From Burkholderia sp. WP9, a single genomic window includes:
- a CDS encoding IS4 family transposase, translating to MKIRDDAGAWVDEEFETLDLGDPRRDRRAKELVKRFASRPTASIPGACEGWSETIAAYRFLGNEHIDWRDMMQPHWDRTTARMGQLPVVLCIADTTELNFNGQDIEGAGPLCYEAQVGMYLHATYAVTPDREPLGVMNAWMWAREPRDANGKRGGVKESARWIESYEIVAEQARALPDTRLVYVADREGDIAALMQRAQELGEPADWLMRSQHNRALKGEASLWETVHASRVLGHISFVLPGRSGQKAREVRQELRSQRVTLPGRAGVKLTCVEAYEVDAPAGVKPVIWRLVTNREAGDAHALIELVDWYRARWEIEMFFNVLKNACGVEALQLSQMERVEKALVLYMVVSWRIARLMRVGRTCPELDASLFFAADEIHGAHVLCKKARPKKPPTLNQMIRMVGSLGGFLGRKNDGEPGAKTLWIGMQRVMDAVITIQILRDGYDTSV from the coding sequence ATGAAGATCCGAGACGACGCAGGAGCATGGGTGGACGAGGAATTTGAGACGCTGGATCTGGGTGATCCACGGCGAGACCGGCGCGCGAAGGAGCTGGTCAAACGGTTCGCCAGCCGACCCACGGCTAGCATTCCGGGCGCGTGCGAAGGCTGGTCAGAGACGATCGCTGCATATCGCTTTTTGGGCAATGAGCACATCGACTGGCGCGACATGATGCAGCCGCATTGGGACCGTACCACGGCACGCATGGGGCAGTTGCCGGTGGTGCTGTGCATTGCCGATACGACAGAGCTGAACTTTAACGGTCAGGATATCGAAGGGGCTGGCCCGCTCTGTTATGAAGCACAGGTGGGCATGTATCTTCACGCGACCTATGCGGTGACACCGGATCGGGAGCCGCTGGGTGTGATGAACGCATGGATGTGGGCGCGCGAACCACGCGATGCAAACGGCAAGCGTGGGGGCGTTAAGGAAAGTGCGCGGTGGATCGAAAGCTATGAGATCGTGGCCGAACAGGCACGGGCCCTGCCTGACACGCGGCTGGTGTATGTGGCCGATCGTGAAGGCGACATCGCCGCGCTCATGCAGCGTGCGCAGGAACTGGGTGAACCGGCGGACTGGCTGATGCGCTCGCAACACAATCGCGCGCTCAAGGGCGAAGCAAGTTTGTGGGAGACGGTGCACGCCAGCAGGGTACTCGGCCACATCAGCTTCGTGCTGCCCGGGCGCAGCGGCCAGAAGGCGCGTGAAGTGAGGCAGGAACTGCGTAGCCAGCGCGTCACGCTGCCCGGGCGTGCCGGTGTCAAGCTCACCTGCGTCGAGGCGTATGAAGTGGATGCGCCAGCGGGTGTGAAGCCCGTTATCTGGCGTCTTGTGACCAACCGCGAAGCAGGTGATGCGCATGCCCTCATCGAACTCGTTGACTGGTACCGCGCGAGGTGGGAAATAGAAATGTTCTTCAACGTCCTGAAGAACGCCTGCGGGGTCGAGGCACTGCAACTCTCACAGATGGAGCGGGTAGAAAAGGCGCTCGTGCTGTACATGGTCGTATCGTGGCGTATCGCGCGGCTCATGCGTGTGGGCAGGACCTGTCCGGAGTTGGACGCGTCGCTGTTCTTTGCGGCTGACGAGATACACGGCGCCCATGTGCTCTGTAAGAAAGCGCGTCCCAAAAAACCGCCGACGCTCAACCAGATGATACGGATGGTCGGCTCACTGGGCGGATTTCTCGGGCGCAAGAACGACGGCGAACCAGGCGCGAAGACGCTATGGATTGGCATGCAGCGAGTTATGGATGCTGTGATCACCATACAGATCTTGCGCGACGGCTATGACACTTCTGTATAA